tccccctcccttctccttatatcagagaaaatattcagcatttgtatTTATGGGAGGATTGGCTAatatcacttagcattatcttctccaaggccatccatttaacctgcaaatgccatgattttaatctcttttattgttgagtaaaatttcattgtgtatatatgatacatttttttatttatccattcatccactgacgggcttctaggttggttccacagtttagctatcgtgaattgtgctactataaacattgatgtggctgtgtccctgtagtatgctgtttttaaatctttggggTATGAACCGAggggagggatagctgggtcaaatggtggttccattcccagttttctgttttcttggatttcaaaactataaaatctGGGACAGAAGGCATCTGACAgagtacttgttttttttttttttttttttttttttgctttcagaatTGATATGTATTCAGAAGGTGTGGCAGATTTGAATGAAATGGTTATGTATTACCCATTCCTTCCACCTGGGGACAAAGATGGAAGACTTACCCAAATCAAAGAGAAAGCGAGAAACCGTTATTTTCCTGCCTTTGAGAAGGTAAGTGGAAGCTGTTTCACCTTCAGGGCACCTTCTAAACTGAAGGCTGATGGGATGAAGCCAGGGCAGCCCAGAGCCCTTCTCAACTATGCTATCACCGAATACAACCTCTATGGGAAGGACATAAAGAAAAGAACACGGTTTCATGTATTCTTACATCAACATGGGAAGGATTTAGGCTATAGCTTGAGTGAGAAGGACCAGGGTAGGGGGATCATGACCAGAATCAGGCTGGCACAAACACTAGCTTTCTCTTTATCTGAGAAAGGCTTGCCTATTGATGGGACAATCCAGTGGAAACAAGGGAAGAGTCACATAAAACAGGATGCAGCACAGTGATAGAGTTTAGAGAGTGTCTCAGAGTCTAGAGAGCATTTTAGTCCTAACATGTTATCTTAGCACTTAGGAATGCTATGTGAATAATGCCATAGACTGGAAGGTTAAACATCAGacatatttctcatagttctggaggctcagAAGTTACAGATCAAGGACAGGTGGATTGGTGTCAAGCAAGCCTTGCTTCTTGGTCCATGAATGGCTGACTTTGGGCTATATTCTCCTATGACAGATGGGTCTAAGGTCTCATTATATGAGCAGTAGTGCCATTCCTGAGAACTCTTCCCACAGGACCTAATTAtgtcccaaaggccccacctaaCAGCATTGGGATCACAACTTATGAGTTTGGGGGACTCAGACATCCTTCACATAAGAGAAGCAGGAGAAAAACAGTGCCTGGGATTCCCTGAACATTGACCTTCACTTCCAGAGGGCCTTCTTGCATACTGATTTAGTACTCTGGCACTGGAGGCATTGTATGAAGATAGACTGGGAGAAAGGCTTCCACTAGTGATACCAAGTTGAAAGTTTTAATTACTGGGAATCAAACTAGAATTCTCTATGTACAGAATTCATAGTACAGTATTAGGCCTTAGGCGTTGGGAAGTTCTGAGAACACTGGAGGTAAAACTAAAAGAGTGCTCTAAATTATAGCACAAATATGATGTTGTGTTTTGTTCATGTACCAAGCAATTGTTCACACTTCTCTATGTATACTTAATCTGATAGGTTGGTTGACAAAACATTTTGTTTAAGTGGGAGTGCCATGGGGTTTTTCTTTATGCTTCATCATTTCAATATTGCTgagatatttaaacaaatttcaaatattactccaagatttcttttgtgaaaatattaatacattcatagatattaaaagaaagtttaaaaactcATAAGTACACATCCCAAAATAGCAAAATTGACATCTTATGATGTCAACTTTATCACGTGCCCCTCTCTCTACTCCTGTTTTGCCAATCAAACATATTGCTTTTCCCATGCATTTCATACTAAGATGCAGATGTCAGTGCAGTTCACACCTAGATAATGCAGCATGCAGATTGCAACGTAGTGCTCAAAGCCAATGTCACAAAAGATATGATGATTGAAGTTTGTTTTAGATCCTACACACATAACCAGCAAATTAAGAAATCAGACAAGAGGAAAAACAGATACTGAATTGATATACTCATAGGTGCTTATTAAAGTGGAGACACTGGGGCtgggggttgtaactcagtggaagTCCATTtgactagcatgtatgaggcactgggatggatTCTCAGAACCACGCAtgaatatatgcaaaataaaggtccatcaacaactaaaaaattttatttattttaaaaagtggagactggagagaaaaagagagcagAGGAGAAAGGAACATCCTGAAGTTACCTGCTGTGCCATTTAGAGTGTAGGGCTCAGGGAAAGGCAACACAGCAGATGTCACACCCTTGGCATGTGTGGAAGACATAGGTCACTGTAAAGGGTGTGAACAATGCAAGAATGTATGAAGGAGAATGAAAGGATCATGCTGGATTTCACAGAGGAGGGAGCAGTGCCCCACTTCTCACTCTCCCTCCTGAGTCAGGGACCTGAAGAAAGATCTGCAGCTCTATACCTTCCCAGGAGGCAGCAGTTGGGGCGAGTTGAGCTCAGAGGCTCAGGGACAAGCTGGGGCTCAGTCTGGCTATGTGTGTTCATGACCCGACTCCTCCCATTCTGCAGGTGTTAAAGAGCCATGGACAAGACTACCTGGTTGGCAACAGGCTGAGCAAGGCTGACGTTCTCCTCACTGAACTTATCTACCACACGGAAGAGCTGGACTCCACCGTTCTGGCCAACTTCCCTCTACTGAAGGTGCTCTCTCTCAATTCCTCACAGAGGCCCACACCTCCCATCAGGAATCTAACATCTAAACACCGGGGCTGGTGGTGTTCTGACTTCTAGCCATCTCTAGGCTTCACCCTCCCTTCCCTGGGCTCCAGAAAGGTCTTCTAGGCTCTGGTTCTGTAGAATGAAAAGAATCTTCCTATGCAAGGACATTTAAAGTGGATGCTACTCTAAGAAGTATATTTAGCTTGGATAATAAGTGAAACCAAGGGCCCAGCTTTCTCTTCCCAGCCCCTATTCCATTTGAATTCTGATCATGACTTCCTTGGGAATGCCCTCGTCCCATGTATGCCTTGTCTTTCCATGTTGAGCAAGTCTCCTTCCATCTgcattccttcctccccctcaggTTCCCAGCCTCAGACATTATATTTCACTCTGCAAACCCCCACCCTCCAACAATCCCATCTTTATCTCTCAGTGTGATAATTTGTAGTGACTGCCACCTGGATTTGCTGGTCTATTTCTATTATCCTTTGTAACTCAGTTTTCCCATATCTTCTTTCACTCTGTTTGAGTGATTCTTTTATCCATACGTGACGCACACAtgtcacatattttttcttatatcattCAGTAGCAATGAATCTACAGGATTAAAGTGTAAGGCAGATGAAAAGAATGCTGGAACGGAATACAGTTTTAAAGAGAAGTTGGGGGAATTGTTATTGAGCTTTATTTTCTAGCTCTTATCTTTTTTCTCATTGGTGATGTTTCCCAGACAGCATGCTGTGCTGGTGGAGTGATTCAGACTTTCTGGTTGTATTAATGAGTATTGGTTTGGGCTCCACTCTGAGGCTGTGGTCTGAGGCTCCACTTCTGCATTGCAGGCCCTGAGAACCAGAGTCAGCAACCTGCCCACAATGAAGAAGTTTCTGCAGCCTGGCAGCCAGATGAAACCCTTTGATGATGAAAAATGTGTGGAAGCAGTAAAGAAGATTTTCAGTTAAATGAGGCTGACATGGAGACATAGCACATACAATACTGGGCTGTATTCAAAAGATGATCTTGATTACTAACAGGCTAAGAAAGTATCCccaaatttaaattagaaatgagCTATGCAGACTTCTTTGCAATGCAGTCTATTTGGTTTTAGTGAGGTTTATAACCATGATTACTTCTTGGCTATCTCTTTAATTTGGATAGAATGAAAAAGTTTCTTAGGCTCAATCTATTAAGAAAAACTGTCTTATATCATCTGTCATAAACTATCTCCAAGAATTAAGTAGAAATTTTCATCTGACACTCTGCttaggcaaaaatattttttttgttttgtgttttgcttcCTTTCTCACCAAAACACATAAAAAACAACCTATAAagaatcattttctttcaatttttttcctcttagttaTTCAATGTATATTTACCAGCATGAAATATTCTGTGTTCTTGGAGCCAGATAATCAATGATGAAAAAAAACCTGATACATTCTCTACACTCATGGCAATGGATCTAGTGAGAGAAACAAACGAAAAACAGATAAACTAATCTAAAATCATACACAGCATGTGTATCACGTTCCTAAGGCTGCCACAAGAAATTCCTACAAACTTGGTGgttttaaataatggaaattcaTTCCCCTATAGTTCTGGAGCTAAGTTGGAAGTCCAGGTATGAGCCCTGCCGTGGTCTCTCTGAAGGCTTTATGGAAGGCTCCTTCTTAGCCTCTCCCTAGTATCTGACAGGTGCTGGCCATTCtgggagtttttaattttttttgtcacaATACTCTAATCTCCTCTTTCATGGTCACAGGACATTCTCCCTGTATGTGTTGTCTGTCCAAATTGCCCTCTTCTTATGGGGATACCACCAGCTGGATGAAGAGCCACCCTATTCCAGGGTGACCTCAACTGTATTATTTCTGCAGAAACCCTTTTTCCAGATGAGGCCACACTGACAGGTAGTCAAGGGTAGGACTTAAACATAGCCCTCTCACAGGACAGATTTTCTCCTACAACAACATGCTCAGAGGACTTAATGTTGGGAGGGCACCATCAGTAGACATCTGCTGGGATCTGTGGGTGAGACAGGTTTCTCAAGGAGGGGAGTCATATCTGAGGTGAGATGAGCAGGAGGGACAATCAGTGAGGGGGGTGGCACCAGCACTGGGCAGCAGGGGTAGAATCCAGGCAGAGGTCAGCACAATCAGTGGCCAAGAAGAGGCCAAGCACCATGTATCTGAGGAAAGAGAACACAGCTGCTCTGAGGGGAGCATGAAAGCATAAGATAGGAACGAGTGACCCTGAGGGGACATCAGGGAACAGGGCTCAAAGTTTGGAGTAAAGACTTTGAAGACCATAGAAACAAGTTAGATTTTGTCTCGAGCAAAACAAAAAGTCATAAAGTAAACCCACACACCTTATCTTACCCAAATGacataaaatcacatttaaaaactgTTCTTTAAAGTAACtcagaaaaatgacattttcccCCACTGAGAGTCTCTTATGCATGTTGAAAGATAAGTTTCGGCACATTAAATTTTTAACAGATTTATTTCAGGAGACAGAATTTCATGTATCTGGCATTAACAAACCAGAATGATTAGGCCACCACCCAGATGGATGTGAGAGGAAAATTATAAGgtaataaaggaaacaaataaggaaaatatttgtttggTTAAAATGGAAAGTCACTGGTTAGATGTCAGCCAGCAGTTTCTGATGAGATGAGCTTTAGTTAATATTTCCTGAGCACATGACTTTCCTGAAGAGTCGAgtttcagtttatatatataagaCTTAGGGACCTGAGATCTCTCATCCTAGTGACCTCCAATTAACTCTTCTAAACACCACATTGTATCGGGTAGCCTGGGGGCTTACTCCATTCAAGGATCCAGTAGCTCAGAAACAATATCTGAAAATCTGAATGGtcctctgctgccctctgcacacACTGCCCCTGCTGTCCCCACCATTTTTCTACCTGAAGAGCAGCATTCACATGCCCtacaggaagggaaggaagaggaggtcTCCTTTAAATATTGAATCTCAAAATACAGATTGAGATAATTAGTCATTTGTCCTCTGTCAAGCCTACGGGATCTAGGGAGTTGAATTTTCTGGCCTAGTTCCAGCTAGCCATTTTCATAGTGTTAGCTTCCCCACAGATGGTCCTGGTGGGGCAGTGGGTGACCTGGGACTCATTTTTGTTTAATGTCTATTCAATGTTGGGTCAACTGAGCCCAACCAAGATGCTCCTTCCTAGACAGCTTCCTAAAGGGTTTCCAGTTCCCTTTGCACATTTTCCTGCTTCCTATCACCTGGAGACTCCTTAGAAAATTAAgcaggggtggggatggggaggttCTGTTAAAAGCCCTTTCAACACTATACTCTGGATCTGCCTTGAGAACAGAAAAACGTAGTTTGCATTGTGATatacatgagactttggggatcTGAGGCAAATTTTTTCCACCTTAAATCTGGAATGTCCATCAAAAGACTACATTTGAAGGACTGTTCTTCAGTTTGGCACTATTGAAAGGTAGTGAAAATCTTTAAGAGGGGCATTTTTACCTGCCTGATGTGTGACTCTGAAGAGGATTGTGGGAAGctggtctcttcctctccctccaccctGCCTTAGCTCTTTTTTTATTCCTGGCCAACATGAtttgagcagttttcctctgaaACATGTTCTTGCCATCCATGATATGCTGGCCCACCacaggaaccaaaaaaaaaaaaaaagagccaaatgaACCCTGAGTGAAACGCCTgtactatgagccaaaataaaactttcctctttaAAGATGATTATCTCAGGTCCTTTGTTATGGAAAGGGAAGCTGACTAACATGCTCtagaacaaagatttttaaactcATCAAATCCAGAACTGCTTAACTTATGACATatatttagaatttctttttttatcctgGAGTGAATTTCCTAAGATTTACCTCATTGCTCTTGGTGCTAGGAATTACAAGATTGAGGAATGCATAATAatccaaaatgaaaatacactGCATAAAATGAATTACAAATCAATATGTCACACTGGGCCAAGGAGGGTCCCTGCAAGAAGCCAAAGAACCAGTCCAAAAGAGTGGCTGAAGCCAGACTTGGTGGTACACACCAGTAATCTCGGCACTtagaaggctaaagcaggagggtcacaagttcgaGTTCACAAtgagcaacttcatgagaccatgtctcaaaataaaaagttaaaaattagttGGGGTATAGCTTTGTgatagagcaaccctgggttcagttctcagttaaaaaaaaaaatagaagagcagAGAGGCACTGAAGAAAGTTGAATGAAATAcctatttataaatataagtatAGGATTAAGATCCCTCAAGTGGGGATTGGAGAACTCTGAAGCTGGCATCAGTAAGAAGACTCTACCACCCCATCCCTCAATGAGAAGTGCTGAAATGACAAGATCCTAGTATAAGGACCTAGGAACACACTGAGAATCATACCTccattgctgagggccattgccaagtaggaatgacacatggaaatttccttgccagcgtaccccatgttaaatggacttgccttggaaattcgctgtgacattgcatgtgtgtttgagaaaggtgaccctgctcaaggacgagggtggatccaggtttagggtgtatcctgcaggttttaggaagtatctccctccttgggtttagggcgttcccggtttaagacaagtttatggcgttcctggtttaagacaatctgggtttaaggcagttccaggtttaaggttattcctgctgggaatagggcgtatcctgctgcctgagttctgttgagttctcctggaattgagaaagtattttgggatGTGAATTGggtggcagaacttggatttccccagaacgtgtttgtagagggccggtgtgagttcggaaataaagtattgctgtttgaatctacaaagctgtgagtggctcgtcattctgtgcccagccagactgttgCACTCCATAATGGGCCACCTCCCAGAGCCTGATGGCCTTCAGAGAAGAAGGTACCACTGTCAAACTAAACAGCCCAGAATGCAGGGACAGTTTATGAAATCATAATATGACTCAAAATTGGACAATGACTAATGACCGATTTGTTCCACAGCTTTATCCATCTTTATCTGACACAtcatttatattagaaaataagaagaaatatatttttaatttaagatacACATGCAGACTTATATATGGTCTTTATCATAacagatgttaaatatttttaatgtttctcctGGTAGTCTgtgatataaaaatgtaaagaaatcaacatttatttttaatatttagtttttagttggatgcaatatcatctttattttatttatttatttttatgtggtgctgaggttcgaatcaagggcttcacacatgctaggtgagtgctctaccgctgagccacaaccccagcccaacatttggTTTTTAATCCACCATTTTCAAAGAGAAGctgcatgtgtgtatatttgaGGTAAAGGTGGATGTCAACTTATCTGACTGAACTAGGGGGATTAGTTCAAGATGGGAGGAATTGTGTATgttcatttttccaaaatattcttgAAGAACACATGTGTATTAGCAGTGTACTGAAACTAGAGCTACTTAGATGGGGCAGGATGAATCAGCACAATGTTAATCTTTGTAGACTTTGATACATTAGGGCCTTTAAAGTATCTCACACAATCTTTTTTCACCTTCCCTCTAAACTCCATAGTTGTTTGACTCTCTGTGTCCTTGGGAACCTTCAGTACAGTTGTAATGGTCTAAGTCAACAAGCCAACAAAGGAGAACTAatagaaaaatgttcagaatTTAATCACAGAAATTGGTAGGCTCTTCTCAAGGATTATGTTTCTTCTAAATGATATCTACCTGAATTCATTCCTTATTTTACCTAATATTTACTGATCACCCATTGTTTTCCCAAGTTGCTTTAGGCATGAGGGCTATCATAAAGCAAATCCTGAATGAGAGAAAGAAGCTAACATGTGATGATCCAGGCCAAGACAACCCCAGCCAAAAGGAAGATGAAGGCAGGGAACTTGGTCAGGAACAAGTTTGGTGTGTTTCAggccagaaggaaggaaggaaggaaggacagtgtTATAGGGTCCTGGGGAGGAAGCACTGAAGGATGAGGTCAGAGAGGTGGGCATGAGTGTGCTAGCCCTCTATGGCTGCAGAGATTGCCATCAAATTTAGTGGATTAATACAACAAGCATTTATTAtgctcacaatttttttttccataaataatttttttattggttgttcaaaacattacaaagctcatgacatatcagtACGAATTCTTCCAAATAGCTACAATCACAACAACTTACTGCTTCCTAAGTTAATCAATATGCCCCATAAGGATACTCAAGTGATACACATTCATCCCCTTCTCAAAGGAAAACCCAAAGCCCATGAAGTGCTATATTCATGCCTTAGGGggatccttccttttctttttttttattgttggtcgttcaaaacattacatctaacttgatatatcatatttcacagtttgattcaaaagggttatgaactcccatttttaccccgtatacagcttgctgAATCatatcagttacatcaattacatttccattgatttacatattgccattctagtgtctgatgaattctgctctccatcctaacctctactatcccccctcccctccccacccctcctctcttctctctcaaccccctctattgtaaaacatttcttccacttgcattattcttcccttacccctcacttcctcttgtatgtaattttgtataaccctgaggatcaccttccctttccatgcaatttcccttctctctccctttccctcccccctctcatccctattaatgttaatcttcttctcctgctcttcgtccctactctgtccttagttactccccttatatcaaagaagtcatttggcatttgttttttaaggattggctagcgtcacttagcataatctgctctaatgccatccatttcccaccaaattctatgattttgttatttcttaatgcagaataatactccattgtgtataaatgccacattttttttatccattcatctgttgaagggcatctaggttggttccaaaatcttgctatcgtgaattgtgctgctatgaacatcgatgtagcagtgtccctgtagcatgctcttattaggtctttgggaaatagactgagaaggggaatagctgggtcaaatggtggttccattcccagctttccaagaaatctccatactactttccacattggctgcaccaatttgcagtcccaccagcaatgaacaagtgtacccttttccccacatcctctccagcacttgttgttattggacttcctaatggctgccaatcttactggagtgacatggtatcttagggtggttttgatttgcatttctctgactgctaacgatggtgagcattttttcatgtacttattgattgattgtatatcctcctctgagaagtgtctgttcaggtccttggcccatttgttgattgggttattttttgtctttttgtctaattttttgagttctttgtatactctggatattagggctcaatctgaagtgtgaggagtaaagatttgttcccaggatgtaggctccctatttacctctcttattgtttcttttgctgagaaaaaactttttagtttgagtaagtcccatttgttaattctagttgttaactcttgcgctatgggtgtcctattgaggaatttggagcccgaccccacggtatgtagatcatagccaaatttttcttctatcagatgccgtgtctctgatttgatatcaagctccttgatccattttgagttaacttttgtgcatggtgagagaaagggattcagtttcattttgatgcaaatggatttccagttttcccagcaccatttgttgaagattctatccttcctccattgcatgcttttagcccctttatcaaatataagataattgtagttttgtggattggtttctgtgtcctctattctgtaccattggtccaccggcCTGTTTTGGTacaagtaccatgctgtttttgttactattgctctgtagtatagtttgaagtctggtatcgctatacagcctgattcacacttcctgcttagcattgtttttgctatactgggtcttttattattccatatgaatttcatgattgttttatctatttctacaagaaatgctgttgggattttgattggcattgcattgaacttatagagaacttttggtaatatcgccattttgatgatgttagttctgcctgtccatgagcagggtatatttttccatcttctaaggtcttcttctttatctttctttagggttctgtagttttcattgtataagtctttcacctcttttgttaggttgattcccaagtattttatttttgggggggatattgtgaatggagtagttgtcctcatttccgtttcagaggatttgtccctgatatacaagaatgcctttgatttatgcgtgttgattttataacctgccactttgctgaattcatttattagctctaatagtttctttgtagacccttttgggtctgctaggtaaagaatcatgtcatctgcaaatagtgataatttaagttcttcttttcctatttttatgcctttaatttctttcgtctaattgctctggccagtgtttcaaggactatgttgaacagaagtggtgagagagggcatccctgtcttgtaccagatcttagagggaatgccctcaatttttctccattcagcatgatgctggcctgtggcttatcatagattgcttttacaatgttgaggtatgatcctgttatccctaatttttctagagttttgaacataaagggatgctgtactttgtcgaatgctttttctgcatctatcgagatgatcatatggttcttatttttaagtctattgatgtggtgaataacatttattgatttccgtgtattgaaccagccttgcatcccagggatgaatcctacttgatcatggtgtatgatttctttggtatgtttttgaatcctattcgccaggattttattgaggatttttgcgtctaggttcattagagatattggtctgtagttttctttctttgaagtgtctttgtctggtttatggatcagggtgatgttggcctcgtagaatgaatttggaagttctccctctttttctatttcctgaaatagtttgaaaagtattggtgttagttcctctttaaacgttttgtaaaactctgctgtatacccatccagtcctgggcttttcttagttggtagtcttttgatggtttcttctatttcctcaattgatattggtctgtttaggttgtctatatcctcctgactcaatctgggcagatcataagacttaagaagtttatctatgccttcactatcttctattttattggagtataaggattcaaaataatttctgattatcttctgtatttctgaagtgtctgttgtgatattacctttttcatcccgtatgctagtaatttgggttctctctcttcttctcttcgttagcatggctaagggtctgttgattttatttattttttcaaagaaccaacttttagttttgtcaattttttcaattgtttcttttgtttcgatttcattaatttcagctctgattttaattatttcttgccttctacttcttttgctgttgttttgctcttcttttcctaggattttgagatgaagtatgagatcgtttatttgttggttttttctttttttaaggaatgaactccaagaaatgaattttcctcttggaactgctttcaatgtgtcccatagattccgatatgttgtgtctgtgttttcatttaattctaagaagtttttaatttcctccttgatgtcttctaaaacccattgatcattcagtaacctattgttcattctccaggtgatgcttgatttttccttccttctttatcattgattttcagtttcattccattatgatcagataagatgcatggtatgatctctactcctttatattgtctaagagttgccctgtgacataatatatggtctatttttgagaaggttccatgtgctgctgagaaaaaagtgtaaatacttgatgttgggtggaatagtctatatatgtcaattaagtctaggttattaattgtgttgttgagttctatagtttccttatttaacttttgtttcgaagatctgtccagtggtgagagaggtgtgttgaagtctcccatgattattgtatggtggtctattagactcttgaacttgagaagagtttgcttgatgaacatagctgcaccattatttggggcatatatatttatgattgttctgtcttgttggtgtatggttcccttgagcagtatgacgtgtccttctttatcccttttgattaactttggttgaaatctattttattagatatgagtatggacactcctgcttgtttctgcagtccatatgaatggtatgatttttcccaacctttcactttcagtctacgtatatctttttctatcagatgcatctcctgtaggcagcttattgttggatcttgttttgtgacccattctactagcctgtgtatcttaattggtgagtttaagccattaacatttagggttattattgagatatgatttgttcttccagccatatttgtttattaatgttactaaacctgatttgttttcctctttgattactttcccccctttactgtcctacttcccactgttggttttccatgttattttccatttcctcttcctgtaatgttttgccaaggattttttgaagagatggttttctagctg
Above is a genomic segment from Urocitellus parryii isolate mUroPar1 chromosome 8, mUroPar1.hap1, whole genome shotgun sequence containing:
- the LOC113191210 gene encoding glutathione S-transferase alpha-3-like produces the protein MAGKPILHYFDGRGRMEPIRWLLAAAGEEFEEKLMKTPEDLKKLRNDGSLMFQQVPMVEIDGMTLVQTRAILNYIAAKHNLYGKDIKERALIDMYSEGVADLNEMVMYYPFLPPGDKDGRLTQIKEKARNRYFPAFEKVLKSHGQDYLVGNRLSKADVLLTELIYHTEELDSTVLANFPLLKALRTRVSNLPTMKKFLQPGSQMKPFDDEKCVEAVKKIFS